Part of the Prunus dulcis chromosome 8, ALMONDv2, whole genome shotgun sequence genome is shown below.
CTCAGGTTGACCAAGGCCTTGACCCGGTCAGGCCTGAACAAGCAGAACCACCAGGCAATGACGGCGCCCCAGTCATGGCCGACCAAGAAGACTTGGTCAATACCCAGATGGTCAAGGAGGCCAATGAGGTCACCAACTATGTGCAGGGCCGAGTAGGAGGCAGGGGAAGGTGGTGCGTCGGTGTCACCGAAGCCTCGGAGGTCAGGGGCTATGCAACGGTAGCCCAaggatgagagagaaaggagcTGGTGGCGCCATGAGTACCAGAGCTCCGGGAATCCATGGAGGAAGAGCACAACTGGGCCTGTACCGATTGACGCTATGTGCATGTTTATGCCGTTTGTGCTTACCGTTGTGTGCTCAATTTTCTCCATCTCTgttgactctctctctctctctgcgccttggtttctctgtttcttgctCTGTTATGTTTGGTCTTGTTATGTGgtgggtatatatatatatatatatatatatatatatatatatatagagagagagagagagagagagagagagagagagagtatgtAGCATTCGTGTGACGTGTTGCTTCTTCTCGGTTACTAAGAGAGAGTcttgtatttttctatttgttggAACTTGAAAGGATGAACACAAGAAAATAAGttgtcctttttttctttcatctaattttaatttcagtTTAATGGGTGCCAATTGTTTTCATGGTGAGGAGGGCACGTTCATTCCAAGGAAATCGATCTGCAAATATTTGTGCAGTTTCGTCGTTCAAAGTTTGAAACAAACAATGGTATACTGTACGCATTGATAAAGTTAACATGCATTGCTGAGTTCAGTTCTGTTGTATACCTACCACTGTTGCGCCTGTCTGTTTCATTAAATTCCAATTGAAATATGGCTTgctatttttcataatttgcATGCTTGCATATATGGATTAAGTTAGTTGAACGTTCATTTTCACTCGACCCTCCCTCGTATAAaatggaaccaaaaaaaattgaatgaaaagaaaacaacaataatCATCAACATTATTAAAGAGAGCACCAAATCTCAGAGCTGGATGTCCAGTGTGGGGAAGCAGGATTGCATTGCCATCACTTGGCAGTTGTAACACATTGATTGAGTTGAATTGAATGCACGATTCGACATTTCAAGATGATTTTTTGAGAGCAACATTCTGGTTAGGTGAGAGTTGCGATACTATACTCAATCAATTATTGGGTGACCACAACACACATTAACTGAAATTTAAtgctttgtttctttttgtgcaGGAAGGAGAAATTAGGTTCATGGGCCCATTTTTACTTATTTCAGCAAGTGTACAGGCCCAATTAGAAATGGATAGGCCCAGCAGTAGGCGAGAAAGTGAGAGCTAAACTTTGGGCATCAAACCCACAGATTGAATTGAAACGAAGTgcttaaaataaaagcacaTAGATACTAGTGAGTGAGTGAATTAAGGTCAGAAACAAGTTGCATTGCATCATCATGTCATGGAAAGCTccttaaatttgatttgagtGGGGGAGTGGTAGAGTGTGTGAAAGAAAGATGTGGgcttattttgtttgttggctTGGCATCgtgattcttttttgttttgttttggtctgTCATCttactttataaataaatatatagttGTTGTTGGTGTGGATTAGGTAGAATATGAATGATTCAATTCAAGctgatgaaatgaaaggcaaactattatatatatatatacctctgGTCGGTCCACTGTTCTAGTTGTAGATCTAGATGCCAAATTGCCAATGTCATTCATTATCCTAAGATAATTTCGGaccctcttctcttctcttctcttcacTTCTCGTGTGTATGTAAGttaattaagttttttaaaCGGaccctcttctcttctcttctcttctcttcacTTCTCGTGTGTATGTTGGttaattaagttttttaaTACCGACCTGAAATTGAATGGGGGGATGAGAAGTAAGTTCGTTCATGTAACAAGTCCActaaaaattctgaattgaattgggttttatcATGTGTACTAGTAGTACTATGTGCATGTGATGGATGATGAGTGAGTTAGATTTTGACTTAAAGTCAGAGACATGGAATGGAATATCATTAAAGTTCACGCACATCGTCAACCAGATTTCGAAAGCTTTTTCATTATTCTCCACCAATACCGAAACCAACACCAACACCAACAAAGCAGATATAGAGAGGTTCATGAATTCTATATTTGCCTCATTCTAGTTTCGTGTTTGCTACTAATTTCTTCATCATCACTTTACGTAATACCTATCCATGGAATGaacacttatatatatatatatataaatgcagaGCTCAGAGAGTGCAGAGGAATAATAAAGCCTGCCATATACACACACCATATGTACATAATACACGTAGCCCAAACCAATTGCCTCGCCTCATAAAAACAAGGCACCACACACAAGACAAACCCAACAAGTCATAGCCTCATAGGATAGGAACCTTCCTTCCCCTTCCACCATAATCTTCCGTTACAATAACAATAAAACCCACCTCTCCAACTCCAATTCGACacccaaaacagaaaacaaacacCGCCCACgacaatttcatttcatttccttCACCAAAAACCCTTCTCCTGACTCGATCATAATTTCATATGGACATCACCAACAAATACAATCACCAAAACCACGAACCCACCAACTATGCTGTCAACGGTAAGATTATGCTCTGCTCAGTCATCATTCTCTTCATCGTCATCTTCACCGTCGCTTGCTTCCACAGCTACGTCCGCTGCTTCTTCCACCGCCACCACCCACGCCGGACTCGCCGCATACCACGCTCTCTCTTCCCCCACCCTGTTATTTCTTTCACCACCCTCCTCGAAACTACCCTCTCTCCGACCAATCCCAAGGCCTTGGATCCCGCTGTTCTCAAGACCCTCCCTACTTTTACTTACTCGGCCACCACCCGCATCAACCCAGCACCACTAGAGTGCGCCGTGTGTTTATCTGATTTCGAAGACGAAGAGCAAGGCCGTGTATTGCCCAAGTGTTACCACACCTTCCATTTAGAGTGCATAGACACTTGGTTCCGGTCTCAGTCCAATTGTCCACTCTGCAGGGCTCCGGTTCAACCCGATATTCCTCTTCCTAGGCTGGAAAATTCGCCTGAAACGGCAATAGCAGTGAATGAACCGGGCGGTTCGGAGCATGACACGGCTGAAGCTAAAGTGGGTTGCTCGAGATGTTCGCCGTCGACGAGTGGTTCGGCGGAGGAATATGGGAGAAAGCCAATAATG
Proteins encoded:
- the LOC117636685 gene encoding RING-H2 finger protein ATL64, which gives rise to MDITNKYNHQNHEPTNYAVNGKIMLCSVIILFIVIFTVACFHSYVRCFFHRHHPRRTRRIPRSLFPHPVISFTTLLETTLSPTNPKALDPAVLKTLPTFTYSATTRINPAPLECAVCLSDFEDEEQGRVLPKCYHTFHLECIDTWFRSQSNCPLCRAPVQPDIPLPRLENSPETAIAVNEPGGSEHDTAEAKVGCSRCSPSTSGSAEEYGRKPIMEVVEEPKNATNQTVIRSLDMQRERYA